The window cagcagcagcagctgcagaCGCAACAGCAGCCACAATCTGTGTTTGTACCCTTCAATCCTCAGCAAGAACCTGCAAAACAGACCCCAAACCAGACATCCCAGCCAACAAGTTTGCCTCTGCAGGCTCAAGCCCAGACCCAAGGCTCCCTTCAGGTCTCTGCCAATCTCGGCATGATGAATGGTTCCCAGATTCAGCATGTGGCCAGCGCTGGCAAGCAAATGCCACCCAACTTTGGTCCTGCAGGCCTCTTCAATTTCAGCAGCATCTTTGATAACAACAACCAGGTACATTACATCAAATCAACCTGTTAAGGGGGGTTAAGGTGATTTAAGGATTGAAAACCTTCCATGATAGTATCTCTGTATAATTTGGTCAAAAATCTCCTTACAGGTGGGAAACAATCAGGTGTGGGGTGCGTGCCATCTTCCCGCTCGTTCGCCTCCAGAGCCATCATACTCGGCCCCCCCAGCCTACGTGAGCGTGGGCCAGATGGAGAGCATGATACCGCCCCCTCCTCCAGACAACTCCAAAGCTCCTGGTTATCGATCTGCCTCTCAAAGAATGGTCAACAGCCCCATCGGTATGAACAGTTGGATTGAGATACAAAAACTTAACATATGCCTTTTCATGTGACTGTTAGGAGTTGGAAGTGTTCATGTTTACATTTGATGTGAAAATGTAATGTCTGCATCCACAGCATTGACCAGTTATGCCACCAGTATCTCTGGGAGTCCAGTGTATCTGCATGGTCATACACCAGTTGGCACGCCCTCATTCAGCAGACAGCACTTTTCCCCACACCCCTGGAGTGCATCCACATCAGGTAGGCACCTCAAATGGCTTGGTAGTAACCCATCCTCTATCAATGTACCGCTTGTTCATCTTCTGGTGCTGCCTCCCCCCTCTATCAGGTGAGTCTCCCGTACCACCTCCAACGGTGTCCACCTCAAGCCTCTCCACCTCAGCTGTGGCCCATCCGCCCCAGCCCAAGCAAGGCACCTCCTCTCAGCAGGACCGGAAGGTACCTCCACCCATTGGCACGGAGCGGCTGGCAAGGATCAGGCAGACGGGTTCGGTGAACCCCCCTCTCCTCACCACAAGCTACACGGCATCTGTTGGACAGGGCGGCATTTGGTCATTTGGTGTCGGGAGTGCTTCAGGTTAGACCaaccattttatttgtttatgtaattactgtatttgtttatcaTTGTTCTTGGTAATGATATCACATCTGGTGTTTGGTTACAGAGGGCATGTCTGGTTGGTCTCAACCCCTGATGAGTAGCCACATGATGCATCCTCAGCTACAGGCTGAGCAGTCGGCGTTCTCTCAGCACCAGCCTATGGAGCAGGACGACACGGGCATTGCTAACCCTGCTAACAACTTccatcagcctcagcacatgCCCAACACATACATGGACTTTCCAAAGGTAACAAAGTAACAACCATGTCAGGccctttataaaaaaaaaaaaatgtaaaaagacgtataaaaataatttttttcattgtctaCCCAGGGCATGCCCATGTCAATGTATGGAGGAACCATGCTGCCCCCTCATCCACCCATGGCCGAGGGGCCCGGGGGACCCATGTACAATGGTTTACATGCTGGTGACCCTGCATGGAGCCCCATTATCAAAGTGGTCCCAAACAACGCAGACAACTCTGACCCACAACAGCAGGTACCGTTTTATTGTGTTATCCTCACATTGCCAGCTATGTGGTCGTCATTTGTGTTAGATGTATGACTTTTGTCCTCTTCTTTCTTTCCACCCTCAGATGTGGCCTGGTACCTGGGCGCCACATGTGGGCAATGTGCACCTGAATCATGTCAACTAGAAAGCGACATAAATCAAAAAGAAAACATGGCATGACCCACATTGCAAACATGGCTTACCAACTGACAATGATGACTAATTAAGACAAAGAACAAAAGAGAAGTACAGCATAATAACTCGAGTATAGACCTGAGAGTGCAGAGCAGAGTTGGAAGAATTGGAAGTTCTCCTGAGCCCATTCTTGATGTGCCTATTTGAAATGAGGAGTTTGAGGAGTGTCCTGATGATTCAAACAAAATGTGCGATCACATGTTCAACAGGAACCATTCTCTGCATAGTTTAGCGATTTTGACTTAAACCCGCGTACACCGTTCTTTGGCTGCAAGGGGCTGAACATGAAGTAGCTATTTAAACTCGGCCCAGACCTAGATGATGATTACCTAAAGAGAAATCAGAACCTTTTAGAGTGGTAAATACATGTATAATTGTTTACATACTAAAAAGGGTTAAAATGAGAGTAAATTTCATGTCGTATAGTGGCTCTACTTTATGTAGCCTGTATTAATGTGAAATATTTACCTTAATATTCAATAAAAAGATTGAAaagtatttgtgtgttttttttatgttggacTTTAAAGTTATGACATGCAGCAAAATGAGCAATGTCATTGTTAATGCTTGTTTTGCAGTGTTTGTGCTATTTTGCTGCAGGAGCTATTTTACATCCTATATTAAACGGAAAATATTTTccttttagaagcataaagttattattacaaaaaatatatatttgataatatatgagaaaagaagttggaatttttgaaaaattcatTTGGGTAAAAGTTATGAGAATGGAATGGCaatatgatgaaaaaatattaaattttagAAGTATAAAGtttataaagacatttttaaaggtattaatattagaaacaaaccaagagtgaagtttaaatttttggaaaataaggttgggAAAAGTTATACGTTAAGAGAATGTCAACGTATTAtgttaaagtcctaatattctggggaaattttacaagaagaaagttgaaatctaaCTTTTTTCAAACAtctgcaaaaatggaagaagaCGTAAGGAGAAAAGGTTCATACTAACAATATGCTTTGTCATATATAACCCAAAGATGAGATACAAACTGTTTTTTATATACATAAATAACGTCTTAGCTGTATGTAACTTCATTTTGTTgggtttacaaaatgaaaaatatcaaagtaccCCCTGCACTATCGCGATAGAAGCAGTCTGGACTTTATTGTGAAGGACGAAAGGGAAGTCATACCGGAAGTAGGCTCTCGTTCACTGCAAGGTAAACATGGCGGCGACTACAGCAACAGCAGCATTAGCAGAACAACCATCGACATCACCGTCCTCAGGAGCAGTCCCCTTTGACTTCTCACAGCCACCTGTCATCGAAGGGTTCTCCCCTCTCCCGAGGGTCAAAGATGAGACATTTAAAGAAAAGTTTATTCGAAAAACCAAGGACAACCCTTTTGTCCCCATAGGTGAGTTACACAAGCCGGAGGCTGCAACTGCTTATACtaatttttattcaaatataacATGGCAACATGTTGTCAAGCCGAGGTAACTACTGTATTGGTGGTATTGTTACATAGAAAGTATAGCTTTACCGTTATGTGATTGTCATCCACCTTTCAAGAAACTCTACTCTCACTTTAATTGTATTACGGGTGAGACAGAGAGTCGACATTAATGCTATTATGCATTGTTAACCAACAAAagcatcattaaaaaatgtatatagaaTTAAACGAGTGTCAGCACTGTTCGATCTTACTTACTCGCTGAAATTGTTCTGATGTCATCGCCTCTGCTGCTCACCTCCACTAGGGGGCAGAATTGCATTGTGTTTGGTATACTGTAGTTAAATGCAGCGGGTCTCGTCtcggcatgggccggtatgagaatTTGACGGTATAATAACCTTGTGCAAAAATGTCATGGTTTcacggtattataattacatctctaaaatgtgttactaTGAAATAtcttcgcccgaagtcagctgggataggctccagcatgccccggcGACCCttaagaggagaagcggtatagataatggatggatggatggaaaacaagAGAAACAAACCTTTCTGTGGAACATatctatttaaaataaataacaaaataacagaattatttctaaataagaaataaaatgcagttcttaatgcaGTCTACGGTGGCTAATCCTGCGACTCATGTCACAAGACCATATTTCCTTACTAAAAAAGACTGACTAAAAAAATGGTTAGAATCAGTGGCTCAAAAGTAAATAAGAAAAACTTGTAATGTCACGTTATTTCATAgcgtggtgaatgtgcaggtcacaacttGTCCATGAGTGTTTTGGAATTGTTGGATTTTGTATTTGCTGAGTTTGTATTAATTTGCTTGCGTCACCAAGCTTCACTTCCGTTTCCAGGTCATGTGACTGTTGTAAGTAGTTGTTGCTTGAGTAAACgatttataccacttatcctcggcTTTTGTCTCGTTTTGAATCACATCTCCGCATTTGGTGACCCTTGCGTGAGGAATATGTCgaccaacaataacaataatgcgCGTCGAATGACGACACGTGTGCCTTTGAGTTCTGCCACCTCGCGCTACTGGGCATGCGTATAACGAGGAACCCTGTTGTAAATTGAGTAAATCTTCCAAATGTGCATTCCTTTCCTTTCAAAGGAAATAATGTGAGACATTGCTTTGCTTATAGGTTGTTTAGGGACAGCGGGAGCACTCATGTTTGGCCTCCGAGCGTTCCATCAGGGCAAAACCAGGCAGTCCCAGATGTTGATGAGGGGCCGAATCTTTGCCCAAGGCTTCACTGTGGTTGCCATAGTTATCGGCGTCTTTGGAACGGCTTTCAAAGCCAAACAGTGAAGAAGAGGCGGCACTGCTGCAACCCAGCCGTCCTCCATTCACTTTGGAAGCAGACTGTTTGAAGGACCTGAATAATGAattgtgtgtatactgtatatacaagtaCAACATTATCCAGATCATGATGAGGAGGCCTACCATATTTATTGTGTGGAAACCGATTTGCTCATTTCAATTGTGTCTTATTCAACAGTATAAAGTACTTATGCTCTAATATTATGTAAGAAAGATGATCCAACACGTGTCTTTGCTGATGCATATAATGTCCTTAATAATTACGTACACTATAGTGTTATCTGAGTTGTTAGAAAAATCACATTAGTGCACATTACTAAAAAGTACTATAATTGATCACTAATGGGCCTCCATGTATTGCTTACTGATAAACTCTATGGTTATCAGCAGTTTGGTAATTGGAACACTAACGGCTTAAAAGTGAGATGTGGCCTTTTGGTCAAGTGGCAACAGagacaaaacaatataaaaacaagTACAAGTGATGACCTTCcattatgttttttaattgaCCAACTCCCTTTTAACATTCACTTTCCTCAGGTTTTCCCAAATAGGCAACATGTGAAAGAATGTGAAAATTGACATGGAGCAGACTGCAGCTTATAAAATATGGATGAAATGAGAATGCAGCACAcacctttttatttgaaattcaAACGCaggagttaaaatatttggttGTGGgccattttttccctcattttacTTTTGCAAATTAAGTCATAGCGCTTCAATTTTTCCGAGATGGAGACGATTAAAGCTGCAAATCGAGGCTATAGGCTACAGCGAACGTTCCGTGGTTTGTGGTTCTATATTACTGAGAGGCATAAGTGGTTACAATCTACACTGCAATGTGCTCAATAAGAAAGTTTTGACTGGAAAacgacaaaataaaagacatgcATTAAAATTGACCTAAATATTCATAAATTTAAAAAGGGTAACAAATAGTTAACTTACAGTAACAATATTTTCTTCGGCAATGATAAAATAATGCAGCAGTCCTTCATATTCCCACAAGAGTGAGATGATTATTCTAATAAAATAGGCATCAAGAAAATTGGGATGGTTATTTATACACCGTAAATTACGGACCTTTGAGCACACCCACCTAATttaaagagattttttttttggtacatgcatacagtaggctgcacttgtctataagccgcaggtgtccaccttgtaacatgggatatttacacagaaagacacactataaaccttgcaatcctacctacttTCTGTGTCCTCAGCGGCACTCGTTAGCATGCTgctgatggttttttttttccactggagtTCAGCAGCTGCCactgtccaagcagaagctgtagtgatTCTACACTtgctcaaacttacttaagatttgtcagatcaaaaaacgatcgctgcatatgacttgtccaattcactacttcctgaatctgcacaCGAAGCATCATGAAtaataaattagccgcatcattgtttaagcggcagggttcaaagtgtgtgaaaaaagtagtggcttatagtccggaatttacgggTTGTATATACGGTGTGTATATGCATATaggagtttttttgttgttgaaaacTGGGATTACAAACTTATGATGTGAGGTGTGGTTACAAGTGAAAAGGCAAAGTTAGTGTGCAGTTAGTCCTCTAGCCTAGCGGACGAGTGGGGTCTGTTTGAGCGAGATGAGGACAGAGCGCATTCGAGACACGTCCTTTGCCTGCTTGTTGGTTTTTGGGTTGAAGTCGCACAGATGGGCTACTCGCTCCCACGCCGATCCGGGACAGTCACCGTTGCTCTCGGCCAGGAAGGCCTCCTCGGACGCTCTGTAGGCGGGGAGGCAACACAGCCAACATTAGACGGGAGATTTTCCATGTCCGTGAAATCACTTGCACCCCACTCACAAGCATGTATGGTCTAAAGCCAATGGTTCTCAAGCAAGGACAGGCAATCTTTGGTGCAATTTGTATTGATATGTATGTAGGGCTATTAttaaaagacaaatattttcTGTGTGCTGAGTACCACTAGTACCAACATTAAAAAGCAAAAGAGTTCTAAACCTACACAAAGCCTACAAGATCAGAGCTGGGCTGTTTGTAGAAAGCCTTGTCAGCAATCCTAGTAGGCAGCCAAGGCCAAGTAAGCAGGAGAAAGAAGAAGACAGGAGAAGAGTGTCAGTGTCACACAACAGGCAATCAAATGTGAGCCTACTATTTAATAGAAGGGTCAAAAAAGCAAGAGTAAACATAACTGAACtgagaatgaatggatgaaatgTCTTCTAGCTCGCGTCAAGACATGCTGTTAGTGTGTTTAGAGAGTCAACAAGTGGTTGAAAACTAAAGCCACAAGTGCAAAGTGATACCGTGTCAGACTTGGGCAGAGTCTGTAGGAAAGTGTGAGAGAAGGACAGGTTAGCTTCACAAAGACAAGTagggggaaaaacaaaacaaacataagaacaacaagcaacagcactataattaggcctgtcacgattacaaattttgctggacgataattgtcctacaaatgattgccattttgagaccattttttccacTCATGTAATGATAGTAACATAATGTGAGTACAAAAAACTGTTTTGATGTTTGTagtatattttcacatggctacggcttcaaatcactgtagtctgtgtgtCATGACCTTTAAGTAACTGCACTGTCGCTGGTACGCCTGTGAATACTCATTTGCTGGCAGCCCTTTCAAGAGAATCACCCATTtgcgtttgcttgcttgttactcctcaCAACACTCACTCGCAGCGCTTTTGTGTGTACACTCTCTAGCgccaacaaacacgcatgcacatgccaatttatcgaggccggcaaaacgatcgagtttatttttatttatcgcTTTAACTGCTTTATTGaatatcgtgacaggcctgactattataataaaaaaactacaTATGTACGGTTAGCACAAACATGCTTTGTATAAAATAGATGAATAAATGAGTAGgacattaattacattttatgtaGTGTTCATTTAGTATAGGACTGGCaaaattaattatatttttccgaatttttatttgatttttgattCAATTCTTTTCTAACTACTATGATTACAAAACATTGCTCCTTCGctttattgtggtttttcagacattaattaattaatgcttgttgttttgtggttgactatgacctattattagcctattttttatatatatatataaataaaaataaaaataaacagattTTTGGCCCAAGtcaagcattttgaagcataaaaatggcttcatgcaccaaaatacaaatacagtacaggccaataAGACCACAACTTGTGGTCTACATTGGTCAGTAGGTCTCAGTAATTGTCCAGTGAGGCCACCACCGAAGCACCACACTTcaacaaccggcttttattgcaggtttaaatgatctcacccaggcacaataataataatgtaataattataatcatcataacatgggttactgttgctgctatagcccacaacaagctagaACTCcaattctgaa of the Dunckerocampus dactyliophorus isolate RoL2022-P2 chromosome 11, RoL_Ddac_1.1, whole genome shotgun sequence genome contains:
- the higd2a gene encoding HIG1 domain family member 2A, mitochondrial, which gives rise to MAATTATAALAEQPSTSPSSGAVPFDFSQPPVIEGFSPLPRVKDETFKEKFIRKTKDNPFVPIGCLGTAGALMFGLRAFHQGKTRQSQMLMRGRIFAQGFTVVAIVIGVFGTAFKAKQ